The following coding sequences lie in one Kingella potus genomic window:
- the alaS gene encoding alanine--tRNA ligase, whose amino-acid sequence MKTSELRQKFLKFFESKGHQIVPSSPLVPHGDATLLFTNAGMNQFKDVFLGFDKRAYSRATTAQKCVRAGGKHNDLENVGYTARHHTFFEMMGNFSFGDYFKRDAIHFAWEFLTSPQWLNLPKEKLLATVYAEDDEAYNIWLNEIGMPAERIVRIGDNKGGRYASDNFWQMGDTGPCGPCSEIFYDHGEDIWGGIPGSPEEDGDRWIEIWNCVFMQYNRDEAGNMNPLPKPSVDTGMGLERMAAVMQGVHSNYETDLFQGLLKAVARETGAPFSMDEPSLKVIADHIRSCAFLIADGVMPGNEGRGYVLRRIIRRAVRHGYKLGQKNAFFYKLVPDLVKEMGDAYPELKEKQTHIMEALRGEETRFGETLEKGMGLFNQVLNGMKFLKLESLLPLDGAGEPLKLHTSDGREFTAAARHSADGKQIVVRPQVSGSLNETLAVGFEDVVSGKLPPAEHRPYGEALHGYLKDNIANSKLIISGEHIFKLYDTYGFPYDLTADMARELGIELDEEGFEREMAAQRARARAAQNFKANAQVAYDGADTRFHGYDKRSTDATILALYRDGEAVNELNAGESGIIVLDHTPFYAESGGQVGDVGYIFNGENRFEVEDTQKIKAAVHGHFGTLMSGRLKTGDRICAEVDNAIRDAITKNHSVTHLMHQALREVLGTHVEQKGSLQNAELTRFDISHPQAVSAEEIAEVERRVNHAIMQNVPVEIKTMSMEEAQKTGAMMLFGEKYGDLVRVVVMDEYSTELCGGTHVARTGDIGFFKITGEGGIAAGIRRIEAITGQNALAWVQQQEALLKEAIGEVKAQGAKDLLAKIQANAAQTKQLEKALQAAKAELAVHAGAKLLDNAKDLGAARLVAAQIEADAAALRDIVTDLTGKGDNIIVLLAAENDGKVSLCAGVSKPLTAKVKAGDLVKHAAEQIGGKGGGRPDLAQAGGTDVEKLPEMMAGIGSWVSAKLG is encoded by the coding sequence ATGAAAACCTCCGAACTCCGCCAAAAATTCCTCAAATTCTTCGAATCTAAAGGCCACCAAATCGTGCCTTCCTCCCCGCTCGTGCCGCACGGCGATGCGACGCTCTTGTTTACCAACGCGGGCATGAACCAGTTTAAAGACGTATTCCTGGGCTTCGACAAACGCGCTTACAGCCGCGCCACCACCGCGCAGAAATGCGTGCGCGCCGGCGGCAAGCACAACGATTTGGAAAACGTGGGCTACACCGCCCGCCACCACACATTCTTTGAAATGATGGGCAATTTTTCGTTCGGCGACTACTTCAAGCGCGACGCGATTCATTTTGCGTGGGAATTCCTCACCTCGCCGCAATGGCTGAACCTGCCCAAAGAAAAACTGCTCGCCACCGTTTATGCCGAAGACGACGAAGCCTACAACATCTGGCTCAACGAAATCGGCATGCCCGCCGAGCGCATCGTACGCATCGGCGACAACAAAGGCGGCCGCTACGCCAGCGACAACTTCTGGCAGATGGGCGACACCGGCCCCTGCGGCCCCTGCTCGGAAATCTTCTACGACCACGGCGAAGACATCTGGGGCGGCATTCCCGGCAGCCCCGAAGAAGACGGCGACCGCTGGATTGAAATCTGGAACTGCGTGTTTATGCAGTACAACCGCGACGAAGCAGGCAACATGAACCCGCTGCCCAAACCGTCCGTAGACACCGGCATGGGCTTGGAGCGCATGGCCGCCGTGATGCAGGGCGTGCACAGCAATTACGAAACCGACCTGTTCCAAGGCCTGCTCAAAGCCGTTGCCCGCGAAACCGGCGCACCGTTCAGCATGGACGAGCCCAGCCTGAAAGTAATTGCCGACCACATCCGCTCCTGCGCCTTCCTGATTGCCGACGGCGTGATGCCCGGCAACGAAGGGCGCGGCTACGTGCTGCGCCGCATCATCCGCCGCGCCGTGCGCCACGGCTACAAACTCGGCCAGAAAAACGCCTTTTTCTACAAACTCGTGCCCGATTTGGTCAAAGAAATGGGCGATGCCTACCCCGAGCTGAAAGAAAAACAAACTCACATCATGGAAGCCCTGCGCGGCGAAGAAACCCGCTTCGGCGAAACGCTGGAAAAAGGCATGGGGCTGTTTAACCAAGTGCTGAACGGCATGAAGTTTCTCAAACTCGAATCCCTGCTGCCGCTGGACGGCGCAGGCGAACCGCTGAAACTGCACACTTCAGACGGCCGCGAATTTACCGCCGCCGCCCGCCACAGCGCCGACGGCAAACAAATCGTCGTCCGCCCCCAAGTTTCAGGCAGCCTGAACGAAACCCTTGCCGTCGGTTTTGAAGACGTGGTCAGCGGAAAACTGCCGCCCGCCGAACACCGCCCCTACGGCGAAGCCCTGCACGGCTACCTGAAAGACAACATCGCCAACAGCAAACTCATCATCTCCGGCGAACACATCTTCAAACTCTACGACACCTACGGCTTCCCCTACGACCTCACCGCCGACATGGCGCGCGAACTCGGCATCGAGCTGGACGAAGAAGGCTTCGAGCGCGAAATGGCCGCCCAACGCGCCCGCGCCCGCGCCGCCCAAAACTTCAAAGCCAACGCCCAAGTCGCCTACGACGGCGCAGACACCCGGTTCCACGGCTACGACAAACGCAGCACCGACGCTACCATCCTCGCCCTCTACCGCGACGGCGAAGCCGTAAACGAACTCAACGCCGGCGAGAGCGGCATCATCGTGCTCGACCACACTCCGTTTTACGCCGAATCAGGCGGCCAAGTGGGCGACGTCGGCTACATCTTCAACGGCGAAAACCGCTTCGAAGTCGAAGACACCCAAAAAATCAAAGCCGCCGTACACGGCCACTTCGGCACACTCATGTCAGGCCGTCTGAAAACAGGCGACCGCATCTGCGCCGAAGTCGACAACGCCATCCGCGACGCCATCACCAAAAACCACAGCGTAACCCACCTCATGCACCAAGCCCTGCGCGAAGTGCTCGGCACACACGTCGAACAAAAAGGCAGCCTGCAAAACGCCGAACTTACCCGCTTCGACATCTCCCACCCGCAAGCCGTCAGCGCCGAAGAAATCGCCGAAGTAGAACGCCGCGTCAACCACGCCATCATGCAAAACGTGCCCGTAGAAATCAAAACCATGAGCATGGAAGAAGCCCAAAAAACCGGCGCCATGATGCTGTTTGGCGAAAAATACGGCGACCTCGTGCGCGTCGTCGTTATGGACGAATACTCCACCGAACTGTGCGGCGGCACCCACGTAGCCCGCACCGGCGACATCGGCTTCTTCAAAATCACCGGCGAAGGCGGCATCGCCGCAGGCATCCGCCGCATCGAAGCCATCACCGGCCAAAACGCCCTCGCATGGGTGCAGCAGCAGGAAGCCCTGTTAAAAGAAGCCATCGGCGAAGTCAAAGCCCAAGGCGCAAAAGACCTGCTCGCCAAAATCCAAGCCAACGCCGCCCAAACCAAACAGCTTGAAAAAGCCCTGCAAGCCGCCAAAGCCGAACTCGCCGTCCACGCCGGCGCAAAACTCCTAGACAACGCCAAAGACCTCGGCGCAGCCAGACTCGTTGCCGCCCAAATCGAAGCCGATGCCGCCGCCCTGCGCGACATCGTTACCGACCTCACCGGCAAAGGCGACAACATCATCGTGCTGCTCGCCGCCGAAAACGACGGCAAAGTCTCCCTCTGCGCCGGCGTTTCCAAACCGCTGACCGCCAAAGTCAAAGCCGGCGACCTCGTCAAACACGCCGCCGAACAAATCGGCGGCAAAGGCGGCGGCCGCCCCGACCTCGCCCAAGCCGGCGGCACCGATGTGGAAAAACTGCCCGAGATGATGGCAGGTATAGGAAGCTGGGTGAGCGCGAAGCTGGGTTGA
- a CDS encoding 23S rRNA (adenine(2030)-N(6))-methyltransferase RlmJ, giving the protein MLSYRHAFHAGNHADILKHFILFLTLEYFNRKDKPYWYIDTHSGAGLYDLNSGHAQKVGEHRHGIGRLLAAAERSTLPEPLARFAGRLKTILPQPGLYCGSPWLAQAQTRGCDKLRLFELHPADFALLENNMREAGLKRRGILSREDGFKGLISLLPPPTRRAVILIDPPYEEKQDYARVAQTLKDAQKRFAQGCCLIWYPCLSREESRALPEQLKKLAPENHLCAELHTGTPRADGFGMHGSGIFAANPPYLLAEQLAQSLPALTEILAQDGGARFVLEHQAS; this is encoded by the coding sequence ATGCTCAGCTACCGCCACGCCTTCCACGCCGGCAACCACGCCGACATACTCAAACACTTCATACTCTTCCTCACCCTCGAATATTTCAACCGCAAAGACAAACCCTATTGGTATATCGACACCCACAGCGGTGCCGGCCTTTACGACTTAAACAGCGGCCACGCACAGAAAGTGGGCGAACACCGCCACGGCATCGGACGGCTGCTTGCGGCGGCAGAACGCAGCACCCTGCCCGAACCGCTGGCACGGTTTGCAGGCCGTCTGAAAACCATTCTGCCCCAACCCGGCCTTTATTGCGGTTCGCCGTGGCTGGCACAGGCGCAAACGCGCGGATGCGACAAACTGCGGCTGTTCGAGCTGCATCCTGCCGATTTTGCCCTGCTGGAAAACAATATGCGCGAAGCAGGACTCAAACGGCGCGGCATCCTCAGCCGCGAAGACGGCTTCAAAGGCCTGATTTCCCTGCTGCCGCCGCCGACCCGCCGCGCCGTAATCCTAATCGACCCGCCCTATGAAGAAAAACAAGACTACGCCCGCGTGGCGCAGACGCTGAAAGACGCGCAAAAACGTTTCGCGCAAGGCTGCTGCCTGATTTGGTATCCCTGCCTGAGCCGCGAAGAAAGCCGCGCACTGCCCGAACAACTGAAAAAACTCGCGCCCGAAAACCACCTGTGCGCCGAGCTGCACACCGGCACACCCCGGGCCGACGGCTTCGGCATGCACGGCAGCGGCATCTTCGCCGCCAACCCGCCCTACCTGCTGGCCGAACAGCTCGCACAAAGCCTGCCCGCGCTCACAGAAATCCTCGCGCAGGACGGCGGTGCGCGGTTTGTACTCGAACATCAAGCCTCATAA
- a CDS encoding TatD family hydrolase, giving the protein MFTDTHTHLAEPPLAGRLPEILAEAAAAGVTRFFVPSARRADWPAVSALADARIVPAFGIHPWFAAEEGGTDDWQALEELLRRHPQAMLGETGLDYLHTADETQRQRQRECLSAQLDLASRHRRPVLLHNVRAGADLLHLLRQHGIRRGIVHAFSGSMEEARLFAAQGMKIGIGVLVLNPNAKKARRAAAELPLSALVLETDSPFMAKDAANTPARVRAVAETVCALRGISLAELAAAAESNVAELLDAADFPGCSEKS; this is encoded by the coding sequence ATGTTTACCGACACCCACACCCACCTTGCCGAACCGCCGCTTGCCGGCCGCCTGCCCGAAATACTCGCCGAAGCCGCCGCAGCGGGCGTAACGCGGTTTTTCGTTCCTTCCGCCCGCCGTGCCGACTGGCCGGCGGTATCGGCTTTGGCGGACGCGCGGATTGTCCCTGCTTTCGGCATCCATCCGTGGTTTGCGGCGGAAGAAGGCGGAACAGACGATTGGCAGGCTCTGGAAGAACTGCTGCGCCGCCATCCGCAGGCGATGCTTGGCGAAACGGGTTTGGATTATCTACATACCGCAGACGAAACGCAGCGGCAGCGGCAGCGCGAATGCCTGTCCGCGCAGCTCGATCTGGCTTCGCGCCACCGCCGCCCCGTGCTGCTGCACAACGTCCGCGCCGGCGCGGATCTGCTGCACCTGCTGCGGCAGCACGGCATCAGGCGCGGCATCGTCCACGCGTTTTCCGGCAGCATGGAAGAAGCACGCCTGTTTGCCGCGCAGGGCATGAAAATCGGCATCGGCGTTCTCGTTTTAAACCCGAATGCGAAAAAAGCCCGCCGCGCCGCCGCAGAGCTGCCGCTCTCTGCTCTGGTGTTGGAAACCGACAGCCCGTTTATGGCCAAAGATGCGGCCAACACGCCTGCCCGGGTTCGCGCCGTTGCCGAAACCGTCTGCGCCCTGCGCGGCATTTCTCTTGCCGAGTTGGCTGCCGCTGCCGAAAGCAATGTGGCGGAACTGCTGGATGCGGCGGATTTTCCGGGTTGTTCCGAAAAGTCTTAA
- the thiD gene encoding bifunctional hydroxymethylpyrimidine kinase/phosphomethylpyrimidine kinase — protein sequence MQPQEKPYPRVLTVAGSDSGGGAGIQADLKTFGALGAYGASVITAVTAQNTTGVQAVHTVPPEIIRAQCESVFSDIRIDAVKIGMLPDTAAIRTVADALRRHPVPFTVLDPVLVATSGDSLALEDTCAALLAELMPLADILTPNLSELAALSGNTLPESESEMLKQGESLLARGAKAILLKGGHWSGDTARDWLVRRNADPQCFIGSRIPTRHTHGTGCTLSSAIAALYPHSRQLNLAVAAAKSYLHGAIDAGQHWQLGHGSGPVAHFWRTVR from the coding sequence ATGCAGCCCCAAGAAAAACCCTATCCCCGCGTCCTCACCGTCGCCGGCTCCGATTCCGGCGGCGGCGCGGGCATTCAGGCCGACCTCAAAACCTTCGGCGCACTCGGCGCATACGGTGCAAGCGTGATTACCGCCGTTACCGCGCAAAACACCACCGGCGTGCAGGCCGTACACACCGTTCCGCCCGAAATCATACGCGCCCAATGCGAATCCGTTTTTTCCGACATCCGCATCGATGCCGTCAAAATCGGTATGCTGCCTGACACCGCCGCCATCCGCACCGTGGCCGACGCGCTGCGCCGCCATCCCGTGCCTTTTACCGTGCTCGATCCCGTCCTCGTCGCCACTTCCGGCGACAGCCTCGCCCTTGAAGACACCTGCGCCGCCCTGCTGGCCGAACTCATGCCGCTGGCCGACATACTCACGCCCAACCTGAGCGAGCTGGCCGCCCTCAGCGGCAACACCCTGCCCGAAAGCGAAAGCGAAATGCTCAAACAGGGCGAAAGCCTGCTGGCACGCGGCGCGAAAGCCATATTGCTCAAAGGCGGCCATTGGAGCGGCGACACCGCCCGCGACTGGCTGGTGCGCCGGAATGCCGATCCGCAATGCTTTATCGGCAGCCGCATCCCCACGCGCCACACCCACGGCACCGGCTGTACGCTGTCCAGCGCAATCGCCGCCCTCTATCCGCACAGCAGGCAGCTCAATCTCGCCGTGGCCGCCGCCAAAAGCTATCTGCACGGCGCAATCGATGCCGGACAACACTGGCAGCTCGGCCACGGCAGCGGCCCCGTCGCCCACTTCTGGCGCACCGTGCGCTGA
- a CDS encoding tetratricopeptide repeat protein, translated as MFPPRIFHKLLPNSAALVLLLAFAAPVQAASADSRAARQAVEAYKSGNYGQLFRLLRPFAEQGDATAQTGLGALYAEGRGVARNDKQAAAWFRKAAEQGNADAQYNLGVLYYGGRGVARDDKQAAEWFRKAAEQGYTDAQYNLGVLYAEGRGVRQDYKQAAAWYRKAAEQGHIDAQSNLGVLYDNGQGVARDYTQAAAWFRKAAEQGDAVAQYNLGAMYAEGRGIRQDLTQAAAWFRKVLAQPDTADNAAIKAKARAALKAV; from the coding sequence ATGTTCCCCCCGCGCATTTTTCACAAACTCCTGCCAAACTCCGCCGCCCTTGTCCTGCTGCTGGCCTTTGCCGCCCCCGTGCAGGCTGCTTCGGCCGACAGCCGCGCCGCCCGACAAGCGGTTGAAGCATACAAGTCCGGCAATTACGGCCAACTCTTCCGCCTGCTCCGCCCCTTTGCCGAACAAGGCGATGCTACGGCGCAAACCGGTTTGGGTGCGTTGTATGCCGAAGGCCGGGGCGTAGCGCGAAACGACAAACAGGCGGCCGCGTGGTTCCGCAAAGCCGCCGAACAGGGCAATGCAGACGCGCAATACAATTTGGGCGTGCTGTATTACGGCGGCCGTGGCGTGGCACGGGACGACAAACAGGCAGCGGAGTGGTTCCGCAAAGCCGCCGAACAAGGCTATACCGACGCACAATACAACTTGGGCGTACTGTACGCCGAAGGCCGCGGCGTACGGCAGGACTACAAACAGGCAGCGGCGTGGTACCGCAAAGCCGCCGAACAAGGCCACATCGACGCGCAATCCAACTTGGGCGTGTTGTACGACAACGGACAAGGCGTAGCGCGGGACTACACACAGGCGGCAGCATGGTTCCGCAAAGCCGCCGAGCAAGGCGATGCGGTGGCCCAATACAACCTGGGCGCGATGTACGCCGAAGGCCGTGGCATAAGGCAAGACCTCACACAAGCGGCGGCATGGTTCCGCAAAGTACTGGCGCAGCCCGATACGGCGGACAATGCCGCAATCAAAGCCAAAGCCCGCGCGGCCCTTAAAGCCGTTTGA
- the pyrC gene encoding dihydroorotase: protein MQTLTIIRPDDMHLHLRDGGALQTTVPYTARQMARAVIMPNLKPPVVSPADALAYKQRILAALPAGSRFEPLMTLYLTDKATPALVREAKAAGIAAFKLYPAGATTNSDSGVTDLFKLIPVLEEMARQGILFLVHGEVTDPEIDIFDRETAFIERVMKPVLARVPELKVVFEHITTAEAAQLVCQSGGNVAATVTPQHLLLNRNDILVGGVRPHHYCLPVLKRETHRKALIEAVTGAKSHKFFLGTDSAPHEKAAKENACGCAGIFSAMTAVELYAEAFEQAGALAKLEAFASQNGARFYGLPENQDTITLVKQPQTVPESLPYCGGLLVPMRAGQTVGWTVRY from the coding sequence ATGCAAACCCTCACCATCATCCGCCCCGACGATATGCACCTGCACCTGCGCGACGGCGGAGCACTCCAAACCACCGTCCCCTACACCGCCCGCCAGATGGCGCGCGCCGTGATTATGCCCAACCTCAAGCCGCCCGTCGTCTCCCCCGCCGACGCACTGGCCTACAAGCAGCGCATTCTCGCCGCCCTGCCCGCAGGCAGCCGCTTCGAGCCGCTGATGACGCTTTACCTCACCGACAAAGCCACACCCGCCCTGGTACGCGAAGCCAAAGCTGCCGGCATCGCCGCCTTCAAACTCTACCCCGCAGGCGCCACCACCAATTCCGATTCCGGCGTAACCGACCTGTTCAAACTCATCCCCGTATTGGAAGAAATGGCGCGGCAGGGCATATTGTTTCTGGTACACGGCGAAGTAACCGACCCCGAAATCGACATTTTCGACCGCGAAACCGCCTTTATCGAGCGCGTGATGAAGCCCGTTTTGGCGCGTGTTCCCGAATTGAAAGTCGTATTCGAACACATCACCACCGCCGAAGCCGCGCAGCTGGTGTGCCAGTCGGGCGGCAACGTGGCGGCAACGGTTACGCCGCAGCACCTGCTGCTCAACCGCAACGACATTCTGGTCGGCGGCGTGCGCCCGCACCACTACTGCCTGCCGGTACTCAAACGCGAAACCCACCGCAAAGCCCTGATAGAAGCCGTTACCGGCGCAAAATCGCACAAATTCTTTCTCGGCACCGATTCCGCGCCGCATGAAAAAGCCGCCAAAGAAAACGCCTGCGGCTGCGCCGGCATATTCAGCGCGATGACCGCCGTCGAGCTTTACGCCGAAGCGTTCGAACAGGCGGGCGCGCTGGCCAAACTCGAAGCCTTCGCCTCGCAAAACGGCGCACGCTTCTACGGCCTGCCCGAAAACCAAGACACCATTACCCTGGTAAAACAGCCGCAAACCGTCCCCGAAAGCCTGCCCTACTGCGGCGGTCTGCTCGTACCGATGCGTGCGGGACAGACAGTCGGCTGGACAGTACGGTACTGA
- the aspS gene encoding aspartate--tRNA ligase, with product MRTNYCGLISEHYLDQTVTVKGWVHRRRDHGGVIFIDLRDREGIVQVVIDPDTPEAFQTADSARNEYVLSITGRVRNRPEGTTNDKMVSGKIEILAKEIEVLNAAATPPFQIDDENLSENVRLTNRVIDLRRPVMQRNLRLRYQVAMGVRRYLDEQGFIDIETPMLTRSTPEGARDYLVPSRVHPGEFFALPQSPQLFKQLLMVAGFDRYYQITKCFRDEDLRADRQPEFTQIDLETSFLSEDEIMDITEGMAKQVFKDALGVDLGSFPRMPYSEAMFNYGSDKPDMRISLKFTELTDLMKTEEFKVFRAAADMKGGRVVALRIPGGAKFSRKEIDEYTKFVGIYGAKGLAYIKVNDVSNLSNGEDSGLQSPIVKFLSEAALKEIIARTGAQNGDLIFFGADKAKTVNEALGALRIKVGLEHGAADGYFTDEWKPLWVVDFPMFEYDEENDRWAAMHHPFTSPKPGHEDLMESDPENCLARAYDMVLNGWEIGGGSIRIHRADIQEKVFAALKITPEEQREKFGFLLDNLKFGAPPHGGLAFGLDRLVTLMAGAESIRDVIAFPKTQRAQCLLTNAPGAVDDKQLRELGLRLRQKAAENKEA from the coding sequence ATGCGTACCAACTACTGCGGCCTCATCAGCGAACACTATCTCGACCAAACCGTAACCGTCAAAGGCTGGGTACACCGCCGCCGCGACCACGGCGGGGTGATTTTCATCGACCTGCGCGACCGCGAAGGCATCGTCCAAGTCGTAATCGACCCCGACACGCCCGAAGCCTTTCAGACGGCCGATTCCGCCCGCAACGAATACGTTTTGAGCATCACCGGCCGCGTGCGCAACCGCCCCGAGGGTACCACCAACGACAAAATGGTGTCCGGCAAAATCGAAATCCTTGCCAAAGAAATCGAAGTGCTGAACGCCGCCGCCACGCCGCCCTTCCAAATCGACGATGAAAACCTCAGCGAAAACGTGCGTCTGACCAACCGCGTCATCGACCTGCGCCGCCCCGTCATGCAGCGCAACCTGCGCCTGCGCTACCAAGTAGCGATGGGCGTGCGCCGCTATCTCGACGAGCAGGGCTTTATCGACATCGAAACCCCGATGCTCACCCGCTCCACTCCCGAAGGCGCGCGCGACTACCTCGTGCCCAGCCGTGTGCATCCGGGCGAATTTTTCGCTCTGCCGCAATCGCCGCAATTGTTCAAACAACTGTTGATGGTGGCCGGCTTCGATCGCTACTACCAAATCACCAAATGCTTCCGCGACGAAGATTTGCGTGCCGACCGCCAGCCCGAATTCACCCAGATCGACTTGGAAACCTCGTTCCTGTCCGAAGACGAAATCATGGACATCACCGAGGGCATGGCCAAACAGGTATTCAAAGACGCGCTGGGCGTGGATTTGGGCAGTTTCCCGCGTATGCCTTATTCCGAAGCCATGTTCAACTACGGCTCGGACAAGCCCGATATGCGCATCAGCCTGAAATTCACCGAGCTGACCGACCTGATGAAAACGGAAGAATTCAAAGTATTCCGTGCCGCCGCCGACATGAAAGGCGGCCGGGTCGTTGCCCTGCGCATACCCGGCGGCGCGAAGTTCAGCCGCAAGGAAATCGACGAATACACCAAATTCGTCGGCATCTACGGCGCAAAAGGCCTGGCTTATATTAAAGTGAACGACGTATCCAACCTTTCCAACGGCGAAGACAGCGGCCTGCAAAGCCCGATTGTCAAATTCCTGTCCGAAGCCGCATTGAAAGAAATCATCGCACGCACCGGCGCACAAAACGGCGATTTGATTTTCTTCGGCGCAGACAAAGCCAAAACCGTCAACGAAGCCTTGGGCGCATTGCGCATCAAAGTCGGCTTGGAACACGGCGCGGCCGACGGCTATTTCACCGACGAATGGAAACCGCTGTGGGTGGTGGACTTCCCCATGTTCGAATACGACGAAGAAAACGACCGCTGGGCGGCCATGCACCATCCGTTCACCTCGCCCAAGCCCGGCCACGAAGACCTGATGGAATCCGATCCCGAAAACTGCCTCGCCCGCGCCTACGACATGGTGCTCAACGGCTGGGAAATCGGCGGCGGCTCCATCCGTATCCACCGCGCCGACATTCAGGAAAAAGTGTTTGCCGCGCTGAAAATCACGCCCGAAGAGCAGCGGGAAAAATTCGGCTTCCTGCTCGACAACCTCAAATTCGGCGCACCGCCGCACGGCGGCCTGGCTTTTGGTCTCGACCGCTTGGTAACGCTGATGGCCGGTGCCGAATCCATCCGCGACGTGATTGCCTTCCCCAAAACCCAGCGCGCCCAATGCCTGCTCACCAACGCGCCCGGTGCGGTGGACGACAAACAACTGCGCGAACTCGGCCTGCGCCTGCGCCAGAAAGCGGCGGAAAACAAAGAAGCCTAG
- a CDS encoding restriction endonuclease: MPIPSFEELRLPILKLLASGETRRKAQLIEPLAAHFGLDTDDIAQEYESGNGAVFADRISWALSYLALSGLLSRPKRGHYVITGLGREYAQKDAAEVIAYVKQKMTERERGQKADGKETVATAEVADTTPTEQLEASFGAIRQKIYDEILNTILSKTPQAFEKLVVDLLQKMGYGGRLEKSAQVTRASRDGGIDGEIREDVLGLGRIFIQAKRYQTDAVIGRPDIQGFVGALQGQNADKGIFITTARYSADAVRYVQNLSATRVVLIDGLQLAEYIYRYDVGMQTEQVFAIKKLDGDFWDEMPDDTARSTF; the protein is encoded by the coding sequence ATGCCTATCCCCTCCTTTGAAGAATTACGCCTGCCCATTCTTAAACTTCTTGCCTCGGGAGAAACACGGCGTAAAGCCCAATTGATCGAACCGCTGGCCGCACATTTCGGTTTGGATACCGACGATATTGCTCAAGAATATGAATCGGGCAACGGCGCAGTGTTTGCCGACCGTATTTCTTGGGCATTGAGCTATCTGGCATTGAGCGGCCTGCTGTCCCGTCCCAAACGCGGACATTATGTGATTACCGGTTTGGGCAGGGAATACGCACAAAAAGATGCTGCCGAAGTCATCGCCTACGTCAAACAGAAAATGACGGAGCGTGAACGTGGGCAGAAAGCCGACGGCAAAGAAACGGTTGCTACTGCGGAAGTAGCGGACACCACACCGACAGAACAGCTTGAAGCCTCGTTTGGTGCCATACGCCAAAAAATATATGACGAAATCTTAAACACCATTTTGAGCAAAACACCACAGGCGTTTGAAAAGCTGGTGGTGGACTTGCTGCAAAAAATGGGCTACGGCGGCAGGCTGGAAAAATCCGCCCAAGTAACCCGGGCCAGCCGCGACGGCGGCATTGACGGCGAAATTCGTGAAGATGTGCTCGGTCTCGGCAGAATTTTTATCCAAGCCAAACGTTATCAAACCGACGCGGTAATCGGCCGTCCCGATATTCAGGGATTCGTCGGCGCATTGCAGGGGCAGAATGCAGACAAAGGCATTTTCATTACGACTGCCCGCTATTCGGCCGATGCCGTCCGTTATGTGCAAAATCTGTCCGCCACCCGAGTGGTGTTGATTGACGGCCTGCAATTGGCCGAATACATCTACCGTTACGATGTCGGAATGCAGACCGAGCAGGTATTTGCCATCAAAAAACTGGATGGCGACTTTTGGGATGAAATGCCGGATGACACGGCAAGATCCACATTCTGA
- a CDS encoding Ivy family c-type lysozyme inhibitor, with protein MSRIAQILATAALALTVAVPAAAKSEQVERGDADTYLFDLLKKPAYRKVWRSQIVPHTPKKHGYWIKNANGPTAPEEPVSVEGRRYLASTLCEPHNCISNTLYILINKQRAVVLYRERQAVEGTTDFRYSDHYYGKPTAAEKEALQKLVPADE; from the coding sequence ATGTCCCGCATTGCCCAAATCCTCGCCACCGCCGCACTCGCCCTGACCGTTGCCGTCCCTGCCGCCGCCAAATCCGAACAGGTTGAACGGGGAGATGCCGACACCTATCTGTTCGACCTGCTGAAAAAACCCGCCTACCGCAAAGTGTGGCGCAGCCAAATCGTGCCGCACACGCCCAAAAAACACGGCTATTGGATTAAAAACGCCAACGGCCCCACCGCCCCCGAAGAGCCGGTAAGCGTGGAAGGCAGACGCTACCTCGCCTCCACCCTGTGCGAGCCGCACAACTGCATCAGCAACACACTCTATATCCTCATCAACAAACAACGCGCCGTCGTGCTGTACCGCGAAAGGCAGGCCGTCGAAGGCACCACCGATTTCCGCTACAGCGACCACTACTACGGCAAGCCCACCGCCGCCGAGAAAGAAGCCCTGCAAAAACTCGTTCCCGCCGACGAATAA